In a genomic window of Anas acuta chromosome 9, bAnaAcu1.1, whole genome shotgun sequence:
- the CHRD gene encoding chordin isoform X1 — MSDARAQREELPQFPPCQGRSFPGFPSFPGKGRELPPPLPHIPAAEPGDCDELWVRGASAGFLAPAGRPGAIARLLPARPRSLPAVPLGRRRGHRAVTLARPRSPQPSPAAGSRASGDAGREERGQAFPWCLLPARRRPRQPGHMGAKSSLHPTSPLPSLGQGPQRSGLLSPPSLCHRWAGCWGPAPGPSCAQQQPEGFGDAEGASCGGSQLPLAHAAAYKAGPGPAAGQRRWRRQRQAAAGPPSPPPAPRFPRPAGTMRAAPLLLLLALLALPARAARPKLALPIRPDTEPLPPGGAAGCAFGGHFYALDETWHPDLGEPFGVMRCVICHCEPQRNRRGKAAGKVNCKNMKQDCPVPACPRATLLPGHCCHTCPKALPGPPEKSAEPPFDTFEYFQDKEDELDKPYNDRSYLSSEGLARDDARTEFVALLTSGPEPWHPTSSAVAKARFTLLRSYLLFSISYERLGRPSRVRFSDPEGNVLFEHPVQKSAAPEDGMLCGMWRTVSKANVQLLRGEQLRVSLVTRTQPSGEVHGHILKHRALFAETFGAILTSSDPAHLGAGGMAMLTLSDTENNLHFILMARGLLEPGAGESPWVPLRVRILHQGRTLREVRANITVEDPDFAEVLSELSARELQWLVQGQLRIVAETEGRHARQLAGTITARRGCDTIQSVLCGADALLPTKTGAVGSAKLALHENGTLQYQVRVVGTASEVVGVTLETKPRRKNKRNVLFDMTPSYKDGLAQGSWQSPSARDAHMLLQNELFLNVATKDWAEGELRGQVISLPYSGLLARYTEMPVPLAGQLVSPPVGSGAGGHAWLSLDEHCHLHYEIAVAGLGRPADGTVSAHLHGVAELGELGARPHQHKRLLKGFYGTEAQGVVKDLDADLLQHLAQGTAFLQVSTKAHPRGEMRGWVHIPNRCQAGGARLAPGEAELSEGSKARDAEQLKKDPNSCFFEGQHRAHGTRWAPDYDKKCSICSCQKRTVICDPILCQPLNCSRQVHPEELCCPVCEEKKTEQEELKLERARDSSEGCYFDGDKTWRGSGTRWHPVVPPFGLIKCAICTCKGTTGEVHCEKVQCPRLTCANPVRASPSDCCKQCPAPEKSIPELADSMQADGPRACRFGRRWYLNNESWHPSVPPFGEMKCILCWCVSGETHCQRQECPPAACASPARRDNPCCAKCRAPDAPPEKVHDAPAEAWSR, encoded by the exons ATGAGCGATGCCCGGGCGCAACGGGAGGagctgcctcagtttcccccatGCCAAGGCCGCAGCTTCCCcggctttccttccttcccgggaaaggggagggagctTCCCCCGCCGCTTCCCCACATCCCCGCGGCCGAGCCAGGAGACTGTGACGAGCTCTGGGTGCGCGGAGCCAGCGCCGGATTCCTGGCACCGGCGGGGAGGCCGGGAGCCATCGCCCGCCTCCTCCCCGCTCGGCCCCGCTCGCTCCCCGCCGTCCCCCTGGGCCGCCGCCGCGGGCACCGGGCGGTGACGCTGGCACGGCcgcgcagcccccagccctcccctgccGCCGGATCCCGGGCCAGCGGGGACGCCGGGAGAGAGGAGCGGGGACAG GCCTTTCCATGGTGTCTGCTacctgcccgccgccgccctcgCCAGCCCGGGCACATGGGGGCGAAGAGCAGCCTCCACCCCACGTCCCCACTGCCCTCCCTGGGCCAAGGACCCCAAAGATCCGGgctcctgtccccccccagcctctgccaccgatgggcagggtgctggggtcCCGCTCCGGGACCTtcctgtgcccagcagcagccggaGGGATTTGGGGATGCCGAGGGCGCAAGTTGTGGG GGCTCGCAGCTCCCGCTTGCCCATGCCGCCGCCTATaaagcggggccggggccggcagcCGGGCAGAGGCGgtggcggcggcagcggcaggCAGCGGccggccccccctccccgcccccggccccccggtTCCCCCGGCCGGCCGGCACCATGCGCGccgccccgctgctgctgctgctcgccctgctcgccctgcccgcccgcgccgcccgccccaAGCTCGCCCTGCCCATCCGGCCCGACACCgagccgctgccccccgggggggcggcAG GCTGCGCCTTCGGGGGGCATTTCTACGCGCTGGACGAGACGTGGCACCCGGACCTGGGGGAGCCCTTCGGGGTGATGCGCTGCGTGATCTGCCACTGCGAGCCG cagagGAACCGCcgagggaaggcagcaggaaaaGTGAACTGCAAGAACATGAAGCAGGACTGCCCCGTGCCCGCCTGCCCCCGCGCCACGCTGCTGCCCGGGCACTGCTGCCACACCTGCCCCAAAG CCTTGCCAGGCCCCCCGGAGAAGAGCGCCGAGCCCCCCTTCGACACCTTCGAGTACTTCCAGGACAAGGAGGACGAGCTGGACAAGCCCTACAACGACCGCTCCTACCTCAGCTCCGAGGGCCTGGCCCGCGACGACGCCCGCACAG agTTCGTGGCCCTGCTGACGAGTGGCCCTGAACCGTGGCACCCCACGTCCAGCGCGGTGGCCAAGGCTCGCTTCACCCTGCTGCGCTCCTACCTGCTCTTCTCCATCAGCTACGAGCG GCTGGGGAGGCCGAGCCGGGTGCGTTTCAGCGACCCCGAGGGCAACGTGCTGTTTGAGCACCCCGTGCAGAAGAGCGCAGCCCCCGAGGACGGCATG CTCTGCGGGATGTGGCGCACGGTGTCCAAGGCCAACGTGCAGCTGCTGCGCGGGGAGCAGCTCCGCGTCTCCCTCGTCACCCGCACGCAGCCCTCCGGGGAGGTCCACGGGCACATCCTCAAGCACCGGGCGCTCTTTGCGG aGACCTTCGGTGCCATCCTGACCTCCTCGGACCCCGCGCACCTGGGAGCCGGGGGCATGGCCATGCTGACGCTGAGTGACACCGAGAACAACCTGCACTTCATCCTCATGGCCCGCGGGCTGCTGGAGCCCGGCGCTGGGG aaTCCCCCTGGGTGCCGCTGCGGGTCCGCATCCTGCACCAGGGCCGGACGCTGCGGGAGGTCCGTGCCAACATCACCGTGGAG gacCCTGACTTCGCCGAGGTGCTGAGCGAGCTGTCTGCCCGCGAGCTGCAGTGGCTGGTGCAGGGGCAGCTCCGCATCGTGGCCGAGACGGAGGGCCGGCACGCGCGCCAGCTGGCCGGCACCATCACCGCCCGCCGCGGCTGTGACA CCATCCAGAGCGTGCTGTGCGGGGCGGACGCCTTGCTGCCGACCAAGACGGGGGCCGTGGGCTCGGCCAAGCTGGCTCTGCACGAGAACGGCACGCTGCAGTACCAG GTGCGGGTGGTGGGCACGGCCAGCGAGGTGGTGGGCGTCACGCTGGAGACCAAACCGCGGAGGAAGAACAAGAGGAATGTGCTCTTCGACATGACGCCCAGCTACAAGGATGGGCTG GCCCAGGGCTCCTGGCAGAGCCCCAGCGCCCGCGACGCCCACATGCTGCTGCAGAACGAGCTCTTCCTCAACGTGGCCACCAAGGACTGGGCAGAGGGCGAGCTGCGGGGCCAGGTCATCTCCCTGCCCTACAGCGGGCTCCTGGCTCGCTACACAG AGATGCCGGTGCCGCTGGCGGGGCAGCTGGTGTCCCCCCCggtgggcagcggggccggggggcacGCCTGGCTGTCTCTGGACGAGCACTGCCACCTGCACTACGAGATCGCCGTGGCGGGGCTGGGCCGCCCGGCCGATGGCACCGTCAGTGCCCACCTGCACGGCGTGGCCGAGCTGGGCGAGCTGGGTGCCCGGCCACACCAGCACAAGCGGCTGCTCAAGGGCTTCTACGGCACCGAG gctcagggGGTGGTGAAGGATCTGGACGCCGATCTCCTGCAGCACCTGGCCCAGGGCACCGCTTTCCTGCAAGTCAGCACCAAAGCCCACCCTCGAGGGGAGATGCGGGGATGG gTGCACATCCCCAACCGGTGCCAGGCAGGGGGGGCCCGCCTGGCCCCGGGGGAGGCCGAGCTCTCCGAGGGCTCCAAGGCCAGGGACGCGGAGCAGCTGAAGAAGGACCCCAACTCCTGCTTCTTCGAGGGGCAGCACCGGGCGCACGGCACCCGCTGGGCACCCGACTACGACAAGAAGTGCTCCATCTGCAGCTGCCAG aaGCGCACGGTGATCTGTGACCCCATCTTGTGCCAGCCCCTCAACTGCAGCCGCCAGGTGCACCCCgaggagctgtgctgccccGTCTGCGAAG AGAAGAAGacggagcaggaggagctgaagcTGGAGCGGGCACGGGACAGCAGCGAGG GCTGCTACTTCGACGGGGACAAGACGTGGCGAGGCTCGGGCACCCGCTGGCACCCCGTCGTGCCCCCCTTCGGCCTCATCAAGTGTGCCATTTGCACCTGCAAG GGCACCACGGGCGAAGTGCACTGCGAGAAGGTGCAGTGCCCACGCCTCACCTGTGCCAACCCGGTGCGAGCCAGCCCCTCCGACTGCTGCAAGCAGTGCCCAG CCCCCGAGAAGAGCATCCCCGAGCTGGCTGACAGCATGCAGGCGGACGGGCCCCGCGCCTGCCGCTTCGGGCGCCGCTGGTACCTCAACAACGAGAGCTGGCACCCCTCGGTGCCACCCTTCGGGGAGATGAAGTGCATCCTGTGCTGGTGTGTG TCAGGGGAGACGCACTGCCAGCGCCAGGAGTGCCCGCCGGCCGCCTGCGCCAGCCCCGCCAGGAGGGACAACCCCTGCTGCGCCAAGTGCCGCG CTCCAGACGCCCCCCCGGAGAAGGTGCACGATGCCCCGGCCGAGGCGTGGAGCCGCTAA
- the CHRD gene encoding chordin isoform X2: MSDARAQREELPQFPPCQGRSFPGFPSFPGKGRELPPPLPHIPAAEPGDCDELWVRGASAGFLAPAGRPGAIARLLPARPRSLPAVPLGRRRGHRAVTLARPRSPQPSPAAGSRASGDAGREERGQAFPWCLLPARRRPRQPGHMGAKSSLHPTSPLPSLGQGPQRSGLLSPPSLCHRWAGCWGPAPGPSCAQQQPEGFGDAEGASCGGSQLPLAHAAAYKAGPGPAAGQRRWRRQRQAAAGPPSPPPAPRFPRPAGTMRAAPLLLLLALLALPARAARPKLALPIRPDTEPLPPGGAAGCAFGGHFYALDETWHPDLGEPFGVMRCVICHCEPRNRRGKAAGKVNCKNMKQDCPVPACPRATLLPGHCCHTCPKALPGPPEKSAEPPFDTFEYFQDKEDELDKPYNDRSYLSSEGLARDDARTEFVALLTSGPEPWHPTSSAVAKARFTLLRSYLLFSISYERLGRPSRVRFSDPEGNVLFEHPVQKSAAPEDGMLCGMWRTVSKANVQLLRGEQLRVSLVTRTQPSGEVHGHILKHRALFAETFGAILTSSDPAHLGAGGMAMLTLSDTENNLHFILMARGLLEPGAGESPWVPLRVRILHQGRTLREVRANITVEDPDFAEVLSELSARELQWLVQGQLRIVAETEGRHARQLAGTITARRGCDTIQSVLCGADALLPTKTGAVGSAKLALHENGTLQYQVRVVGTASEVVGVTLETKPRRKNKRNVLFDMTPSYKDGLAQGSWQSPSARDAHMLLQNELFLNVATKDWAEGELRGQVISLPYSGLLARYTEMPVPLAGQLVSPPVGSGAGGHAWLSLDEHCHLHYEIAVAGLGRPADGTVSAHLHGVAELGELGARPHQHKRLLKGFYGTEAQGVVKDLDADLLQHLAQGTAFLQVSTKAHPRGEMRGWVHIPNRCQAGGARLAPGEAELSEGSKARDAEQLKKDPNSCFFEGQHRAHGTRWAPDYDKKCSICSCQKRTVICDPILCQPLNCSRQVHPEELCCPVCEEKKTEQEELKLERARDSSEGCYFDGDKTWRGSGTRWHPVVPPFGLIKCAICTCKGTTGEVHCEKVQCPRLTCANPVRASPSDCCKQCPAPEKSIPELADSMQADGPRACRFGRRWYLNNESWHPSVPPFGEMKCILCWCVSGETHCQRQECPPAACASPARRDNPCCAKCRAPDAPPEKVHDAPAEAWSR, encoded by the exons ATGAGCGATGCCCGGGCGCAACGGGAGGagctgcctcagtttcccccatGCCAAGGCCGCAGCTTCCCcggctttccttccttcccgggaaaggggagggagctTCCCCCGCCGCTTCCCCACATCCCCGCGGCCGAGCCAGGAGACTGTGACGAGCTCTGGGTGCGCGGAGCCAGCGCCGGATTCCTGGCACCGGCGGGGAGGCCGGGAGCCATCGCCCGCCTCCTCCCCGCTCGGCCCCGCTCGCTCCCCGCCGTCCCCCTGGGCCGCCGCCGCGGGCACCGGGCGGTGACGCTGGCACGGCcgcgcagcccccagccctcccctgccGCCGGATCCCGGGCCAGCGGGGACGCCGGGAGAGAGGAGCGGGGACAG GCCTTTCCATGGTGTCTGCTacctgcccgccgccgccctcgCCAGCCCGGGCACATGGGGGCGAAGAGCAGCCTCCACCCCACGTCCCCACTGCCCTCCCTGGGCCAAGGACCCCAAAGATCCGGgctcctgtccccccccagcctctgccaccgatgggcagggtgctggggtcCCGCTCCGGGACCTtcctgtgcccagcagcagccggaGGGATTTGGGGATGCCGAGGGCGCAAGTTGTGGG GGCTCGCAGCTCCCGCTTGCCCATGCCGCCGCCTATaaagcggggccggggccggcagcCGGGCAGAGGCGgtggcggcggcagcggcaggCAGCGGccggccccccctccccgcccccggccccccggtTCCCCCGGCCGGCCGGCACCATGCGCGccgccccgctgctgctgctgctcgccctgctcgccctgcccgcccgcgccgcccgccccaAGCTCGCCCTGCCCATCCGGCCCGACACCgagccgctgccccccgggggggcggcAG GCTGCGCCTTCGGGGGGCATTTCTACGCGCTGGACGAGACGTGGCACCCGGACCTGGGGGAGCCCTTCGGGGTGATGCGCTGCGTGATCTGCCACTGCGAGCCG agGAACCGCcgagggaaggcagcaggaaaaGTGAACTGCAAGAACATGAAGCAGGACTGCCCCGTGCCCGCCTGCCCCCGCGCCACGCTGCTGCCCGGGCACTGCTGCCACACCTGCCCCAAAG CCTTGCCAGGCCCCCCGGAGAAGAGCGCCGAGCCCCCCTTCGACACCTTCGAGTACTTCCAGGACAAGGAGGACGAGCTGGACAAGCCCTACAACGACCGCTCCTACCTCAGCTCCGAGGGCCTGGCCCGCGACGACGCCCGCACAG agTTCGTGGCCCTGCTGACGAGTGGCCCTGAACCGTGGCACCCCACGTCCAGCGCGGTGGCCAAGGCTCGCTTCACCCTGCTGCGCTCCTACCTGCTCTTCTCCATCAGCTACGAGCG GCTGGGGAGGCCGAGCCGGGTGCGTTTCAGCGACCCCGAGGGCAACGTGCTGTTTGAGCACCCCGTGCAGAAGAGCGCAGCCCCCGAGGACGGCATG CTCTGCGGGATGTGGCGCACGGTGTCCAAGGCCAACGTGCAGCTGCTGCGCGGGGAGCAGCTCCGCGTCTCCCTCGTCACCCGCACGCAGCCCTCCGGGGAGGTCCACGGGCACATCCTCAAGCACCGGGCGCTCTTTGCGG aGACCTTCGGTGCCATCCTGACCTCCTCGGACCCCGCGCACCTGGGAGCCGGGGGCATGGCCATGCTGACGCTGAGTGACACCGAGAACAACCTGCACTTCATCCTCATGGCCCGCGGGCTGCTGGAGCCCGGCGCTGGGG aaTCCCCCTGGGTGCCGCTGCGGGTCCGCATCCTGCACCAGGGCCGGACGCTGCGGGAGGTCCGTGCCAACATCACCGTGGAG gacCCTGACTTCGCCGAGGTGCTGAGCGAGCTGTCTGCCCGCGAGCTGCAGTGGCTGGTGCAGGGGCAGCTCCGCATCGTGGCCGAGACGGAGGGCCGGCACGCGCGCCAGCTGGCCGGCACCATCACCGCCCGCCGCGGCTGTGACA CCATCCAGAGCGTGCTGTGCGGGGCGGACGCCTTGCTGCCGACCAAGACGGGGGCCGTGGGCTCGGCCAAGCTGGCTCTGCACGAGAACGGCACGCTGCAGTACCAG GTGCGGGTGGTGGGCACGGCCAGCGAGGTGGTGGGCGTCACGCTGGAGACCAAACCGCGGAGGAAGAACAAGAGGAATGTGCTCTTCGACATGACGCCCAGCTACAAGGATGGGCTG GCCCAGGGCTCCTGGCAGAGCCCCAGCGCCCGCGACGCCCACATGCTGCTGCAGAACGAGCTCTTCCTCAACGTGGCCACCAAGGACTGGGCAGAGGGCGAGCTGCGGGGCCAGGTCATCTCCCTGCCCTACAGCGGGCTCCTGGCTCGCTACACAG AGATGCCGGTGCCGCTGGCGGGGCAGCTGGTGTCCCCCCCggtgggcagcggggccggggggcacGCCTGGCTGTCTCTGGACGAGCACTGCCACCTGCACTACGAGATCGCCGTGGCGGGGCTGGGCCGCCCGGCCGATGGCACCGTCAGTGCCCACCTGCACGGCGTGGCCGAGCTGGGCGAGCTGGGTGCCCGGCCACACCAGCACAAGCGGCTGCTCAAGGGCTTCTACGGCACCGAG gctcagggGGTGGTGAAGGATCTGGACGCCGATCTCCTGCAGCACCTGGCCCAGGGCACCGCTTTCCTGCAAGTCAGCACCAAAGCCCACCCTCGAGGGGAGATGCGGGGATGG gTGCACATCCCCAACCGGTGCCAGGCAGGGGGGGCCCGCCTGGCCCCGGGGGAGGCCGAGCTCTCCGAGGGCTCCAAGGCCAGGGACGCGGAGCAGCTGAAGAAGGACCCCAACTCCTGCTTCTTCGAGGGGCAGCACCGGGCGCACGGCACCCGCTGGGCACCCGACTACGACAAGAAGTGCTCCATCTGCAGCTGCCAG aaGCGCACGGTGATCTGTGACCCCATCTTGTGCCAGCCCCTCAACTGCAGCCGCCAGGTGCACCCCgaggagctgtgctgccccGTCTGCGAAG AGAAGAAGacggagcaggaggagctgaagcTGGAGCGGGCACGGGACAGCAGCGAGG GCTGCTACTTCGACGGGGACAAGACGTGGCGAGGCTCGGGCACCCGCTGGCACCCCGTCGTGCCCCCCTTCGGCCTCATCAAGTGTGCCATTTGCACCTGCAAG GGCACCACGGGCGAAGTGCACTGCGAGAAGGTGCAGTGCCCACGCCTCACCTGTGCCAACCCGGTGCGAGCCAGCCCCTCCGACTGCTGCAAGCAGTGCCCAG CCCCCGAGAAGAGCATCCCCGAGCTGGCTGACAGCATGCAGGCGGACGGGCCCCGCGCCTGCCGCTTCGGGCGCCGCTGGTACCTCAACAACGAGAGCTGGCACCCCTCGGTGCCACCCTTCGGGGAGATGAAGTGCATCCTGTGCTGGTGTGTG TCAGGGGAGACGCACTGCCAGCGCCAGGAGTGCCCGCCGGCCGCCTGCGCCAGCCCCGCCAGGAGGGACAACCCCTGCTGCGCCAAGTGCCGCG CTCCAGACGCCCCCCCGGAGAAGGTGCACGATGCCCCGGCCGAGGCGTGGAGCCGCTAA